From the genome of Gracilinanus agilis isolate LMUSP501 chromosome 2, AgileGrace, whole genome shotgun sequence, one region includes:
- the SLC6A7 gene encoding sodium-dependent proline transporter: MKRRQASHLGEPVTPDLLMTPSDQGDGDLEVDFTADRGNWTGKLDFLLSCIGYCVGLGNVWRFPYRAYTNGGGAFLVPYFIMLTICGIPLFFLELSLGQFSSLGPLAVWKISPLFKGVGVAMLIIVSLVAIYYNMIIAYVLFYLFASLTSDLPWQHCGNWWNTELCLDHHAMREANATTAINLSNTVSPSEEYWRSGQMAKGIKRFCRDIHMMLGFKPGLYFKACWMFLSPATLMALLVYSIVKYQPSEYGTYRFPYWAELLGILMGLLSCAVIPACMLPAVLREEGTLWERIQQASRPAMDWGPSLEENRTGMYVATLAGSQSPKPLMVHMRKYGGITSFENTAIEVDREIEEEESMM, from the exons CCTGTGACCCCAGATCTACTGATGACCCCTAGTGATCAGGGTGATGGAGACTTGGAAGTAGACTTTACTGCAGATCGCGGAAACTGGACAGGGAAGCTGGACTTCCTTCTCTCCTGCATTGGCTACTGTGTGGGCCTGGGCAATGTCTGGCGCTTCCCCTATCGTGCTTACACCAACGGAGGAG GTGCCTTTCTTGTTCCCTACTTCATCATGCTGACCATCTGTGgcatccctctcttcttcctggagCTCTCCCTTGGCCAGTTCTCTAGCTTGGGCCCCCTTGCTGTCTGGAAGATCAGTCCTCTCTTCAAAG GTGTTGGCGTGGCCATGCTCATCATCGTCTCCCTGGTGGCCATCTACTACAATATGATCATCGCCTACGTCTTGTTTTACCTCTTCGCCTCCCTAACCAGTGACCTACCCTGGCAACACTGTGGTAACTGGTGGAACACAGAGCTCTGCCTGGACCACCATGCAATGAGAGAAGCCAATGCCACAACAGCCATCAACCTCTCTAATACCGTCAGCCCCAGTGAGGAGTACTGGAGGTCAGGCCAGATGGCCAAAG gtATCAAAAGATTTTGTCGGGACATTCATATGATGCTGGGCTTCAAACCTGGCCTATACTTTAAGGCCTGTTGGATGTTTCTGTCTCCAGCAACCCTAATG GCGCTGCTGGTTTACAGCATTGTGAAATACCAACCCTCAGAATATGGCACTTACCGGTTCCCATACTGGGCAGAGCTCCTGGGCATCCTGATGGGCCTCCTGTCTTGTGCAGTGATCCCTGCCTGCATGTTACCTGCTGTGCTCAGGGAAGAGGGGACACTGTGGGAG AGGATCCAGCAAGCCAGCCGTCCAGCCATGGACTGGGGTCCTTCTCTGGAGGAGAACCGGACAGGGATGTATGTGGCCACCCTGGCGGGTAGCCAGTCGCCTAAGCCTCTGATGGTCCACATGAGGAAATACGGTGGCATCACCAGCTTCGAGAACACAGCCATTGAGGTGGACCGGGAGATCGAAGAAGAGGAGTCCATGATGTGA